A DNA window from Acidihalobacter prosperus contains the following coding sequences:
- the murD gene encoding UDP-N-acetylmuramoyl-L-alanine--D-glutamate ligase, which translates to MMAQQRDDRAVPLDNLVVGLGATGLSVARHLAARGESFAVADSRAEPPGLARLKVECSPLEIHLGAFDRSLFHRARRLIVSPGVAVSSPAIQEAQAAGAEVLGDIELFARCARAPVIAITGSNGKSTVTSLVGEMAQRAGLRVAVGGNLGTPALDLLDEPEPDLYVLELSSFQLETTDSLAPRAAVVLNVSPDHLDRYESLDAYARAKARVYSHAGHCVVNRDDPLAAALADECPATGFGLAPPAVPGDYGLCEIDGTHWLVQGGRSLLAANELRMAGRHNLANALAALALGSEAGLPEAAMLAALRDFPGLPHRCQWIGSHRGADWYNDSKGTNVGATLAAIQGLDGALVLIAGGQAKGQDFAPLREALAGRARGVVLIGVDAPRLRDALAGIAPLIDATDMDDAVRAAAALAQPGDRVLLSPACASLDMYASYVARGDDFVRAFGEVSRG; encoded by the coding sequence ATGATGGCGCAACAACGCGACGACAGGGCAGTGCCGCTCGACAACCTGGTGGTCGGCCTGGGGGCAACCGGACTGTCGGTTGCGCGCCACCTCGCCGCGCGCGGCGAGTCCTTTGCCGTGGCCGACAGTCGCGCCGAGCCACCAGGGCTGGCGCGGCTCAAGGTCGAGTGCTCGCCGCTCGAGATCCACCTCGGCGCATTCGATCGCTCCCTGTTCCACCGCGCCCGGCGCCTGATCGTCAGCCCCGGCGTCGCCGTCAGCAGTCCCGCCATCCAGGAAGCGCAGGCAGCAGGCGCGGAAGTGCTCGGCGACATCGAACTGTTCGCGCGCTGCGCGCGTGCCCCGGTGATCGCAATCACCGGTTCCAACGGCAAGAGCACGGTCACATCCCTGGTCGGCGAGATGGCGCAGCGGGCGGGCTTGCGCGTGGCCGTCGGCGGCAATCTGGGGACGCCGGCGCTGGATCTGCTGGACGAGCCCGAACCGGACCTTTACGTGCTTGAGCTGTCGAGTTTTCAGCTCGAAACCACCGACAGTCTGGCGCCTCGCGCCGCAGTGGTGCTCAACGTGAGTCCCGATCATCTCGATCGCTACGAATCGCTCGATGCGTATGCCCGCGCGAAGGCGCGCGTCTACTCCCATGCAGGCCACTGCGTGGTCAACCGCGACGATCCGCTGGCGGCGGCGCTGGCGGACGAATGCCCCGCGACCGGCTTCGGGCTTGCGCCGCCCGCCGTACCGGGCGATTACGGCCTGTGCGAAATCGACGGTACGCACTGGCTGGTGCAGGGGGGGCGGAGCCTGCTGGCTGCGAACGAGCTGCGGATGGCCGGTCGTCACAATCTGGCGAATGCCCTGGCCGCGCTGGCATTGGGCAGCGAGGCCGGGCTGCCGGAAGCCGCAATGCTGGCGGCGCTGCGCGATTTTCCGGGCCTTCCGCATCGCTGCCAATGGATCGGAAGCCACAGGGGCGCCGACTGGTACAACGACTCCAAAGGTACCAACGTGGGCGCCACGCTGGCGGCCATCCAGGGCCTTGACGGCGCCCTCGTGCTGATCGCCGGCGGGCAGGCCAAGGGCCAGGATTTTGCCCCGCTGCGCGAGGCGCTCGCCGGCCGCGCGCGCGGCGTGGTGCTGATCGGCGTCGATGCCCCGCGTTTGCGCGATGCCCTGGCCGGCATCGCACCGCTGATCGACGCCACGGACATGGATGACGCAGTGCGTGCCGCCGCGGCT